Proteins from one bacterium genomic window:
- a CDS encoding glycosyltransferase family 39 protein, translating into MVQIHDSKRERRLSEIYDFINSQSFPYLFVILCSAVLLSCIATWLFASNNLHIAHFDAKGHLLVPRRIFDNLNPGLRQIGAFWLPLPHILYLPFVQNDYLYFNGLAGTPLSMACFVATAWVFFRLVETIFDRFAAFCTSVLYITNPNMLYLQTTPLTENLSLLFLIASVYLFVLFFMRQRRKFLLAASLFSVLGVLTRYENWFVFACLGLLLMILSWKEKRGFKNFFVDALILGAPNVAAMVLTFWINWYTTGHAYMDHSFKHTDFQPAQGSFFLGFLVILYTLGNLISYDWTIFALVAVILLFRKRFRETRFLASLAILGPFLLYLYEYWDNHPTRIRYGLPFVPIALYFLSYWPGKSRLITFLFLVWTSHVLLTSPFYRLGSSKLLDESMRDSENLALQAGLVSYVQKHDDGKLILAAMGDIAPLLYDLKMPVKRYVHEGAKPYWNDAVTYAHPEKVVGWVFMTQDDRVWKKLHDDPEFHKHFALIGRNGFLELYKRNLDPQFNIQSHRPHATRDKYSMPRLPGV; encoded by the coding sequence TTGCCAGCAACAATCTGCACATTGCCCACTTTGACGCGAAAGGCCATCTCCTCGTCCCGCGGAGAATCTTTGATAACCTGAACCCCGGACTCAGGCAAATCGGAGCCTTCTGGCTTCCGCTTCCGCATATTCTTTATCTTCCTTTCGTCCAGAACGACTATCTGTATTTCAATGGCCTGGCCGGCACTCCCCTTTCCATGGCTTGTTTCGTCGCGACGGCGTGGGTGTTTTTCAGACTGGTTGAGACGATTTTTGATCGATTTGCAGCGTTCTGTACTTCCGTCCTCTACATTACGAACCCGAATATGCTCTACCTGCAGACAACGCCACTGACTGAAAATCTGTCGCTGCTTTTCTTGATCGCCTCCGTTTATTTGTTTGTGTTGTTCTTCATGCGACAACGGAGAAAATTTCTGCTTGCTGCTTCGTTGTTTTCAGTGCTGGGCGTTCTGACTCGTTACGAGAACTGGTTTGTGTTCGCGTGTCTCGGCCTGTTGCTCATGATCTTGAGCTGGAAGGAAAAACGCGGTTTCAAGAATTTTTTCGTGGATGCTCTGATCCTGGGCGCTCCCAATGTAGCGGCCATGGTTCTTACCTTCTGGATCAACTGGTACACCACGGGACACGCTTACATGGATCACAGCTTCAAACACACGGATTTCCAACCTGCGCAGGGAAGTTTTTTTCTGGGTTTTCTGGTGATTCTTTACACATTGGGGAATTTGATCAGTTACGATTGGACGATATTTGCTTTGGTAGCTGTTATACTTTTGTTTCGCAAAAGATTTCGTGAAACGCGCTTCCTTGCCTCGCTCGCAATACTTGGCCCTTTCCTTCTTTATCTTTATGAATACTGGGACAACCATCCGACCCGGATTCGCTACGGCCTTCCTTTCGTTCCAATAGCCCTGTACTTTTTATCGTACTGGCCCGGCAAATCCAGGTTGATCACATTTCTATTTCTGGTCTGGACTTCACACGTCCTGCTCACAAGTCCGTTTTACAGACTTGGATCCAGCAAACTCCTGGATGAGTCGATGCGCGATTCTGAGAACCTGGCGCTGCAGGCGGGCCTGGTTTCCTATGTACAGAAGCACGATGACGGCAAACTCATCCTGGCTGCGATGGGAGACATTGCACCGCTGTTATACGATCTCAAAATGCCGGTCAAACGATATGTTCATGAAGGAGCAAAACCTTATTGGAATGATGCGGTGACTTACGCTCATCCGGAGAAAGTTGTTGGCTGGGTTTTCATGACACAGGATGATAGGGTCTGGAAAAAACTACACGATGATCCGGAATTCCACAAACATTTTGCTTTGATCGGACGGAACGGATTCCTGGAATTGTACAAACGGAACCTTGATCCTCAATTCAATATTCAATCTCACCGGCCTCACGCCACCCGTGATAAATACTCGATGCCCAGATTGCCGGGAGTCTAA